A genomic segment from Nicotiana tabacum cultivar K326 chromosome 9, ASM71507v2, whole genome shotgun sequence encodes:
- the LOC107822258 gene encoding CBL-interacting serine/threonine-protein kinase 21-like isoform X1 yields MGFSNMIGKYHLVRTIGEGTFAKIKLAINTINGEKVAIKIIDKHMIKQNNLIYQVKREIRAMKLLNHPNIVQIHEVIGTKTKIYIVMEYVPGGPLSDQMSYLTRLEEKEARKYFQQFIDAVGHCHSKGVYHRDLKPQNLLLDGKGNIKVSDFGLSTLAKASSLLSTTCGSPSYVSPELLSQKGYEGEAADIWSCGVILFELLAGYLPFDDSNLSNLYRKACFIYLCLHFFKKSFIFACIKVHSIFNNLLAVKIYRAKCMFPRWFTEDQKKLISRILDPNPKTRITIAEIIEDEWFQMEPVVRVESKQHNGKDDRYTTFNVIKETEGGYDVDERPNFINAFRLIAMSHDLDLSRLFEEEDMEKEKITLGSKHTIDETIEKIKAAAEHVRLSAERIDKCKLQIHPSKMIKASNSYIDLTAQVVELAPNHCAIEITKSEGELRLYKQFCKSLSSMLTKEERCLKKTCKMQKLDEDQQD; encoded by the exons ATGGGATTTTCAAACATGATAGGGAAGTATCATCTTGTAAGAACGATTGGAGAAGGTACCTTTGCAAAGATTAAGCTCGCCATTAACACTATCAACGGCGAAAAAGTAGCTATCAAGATCATTGACAAACACATGATCAAGCAAAACAATCTCATATACCAA GTTAAAAGAGAAATACGGGCAATGAAGCTCCTCAATCACCCCAACATAGTTCAAATACACGAA GTAATAGGGACAAAGACGAAAATTTATATCGTCATGGAGTATGTACCAGGAGGGCCACTATCAGATCAGATG TCATACCTAACGAGATTAGAAGAAAAAGAGGCAAGAAAATACTTTCAACAGTTTATTGATGCTGTTGGTCATTGCCATAGCAAAGGGGTATATCACAGAGACCTAAAG CCACAAAACTTGCTTTTGGATGGCAAGGGAAATATCAAAGTATCAGATTTCGGCCTCAGCACATTGGCAAAG GCGAGTTCATTGTTATCCACCACATGCGGATCACCAAGCTATGTATCACCAGAG CTGCTCAGTCAAAAGGGCTATGAGGGAGAAGCTGCAGATATTTGGTCATGTGGGGTAATCCTTTTCGAGTTACTAGCTGGATATCTACCCTTTGATGATAGTAACTTGTCAAACTTATATAGAAAGGCATGCTTTATATATCTTTgcttacatttttttaaaaaatccttTATTTTTGCTTGCATAAAAGTTCATTCTATATTTAATAATCTGCTTGCTGTGAAGATCTATCGAGCTAAATGCATGTTTCCACGTTGGTTCACGGAAGACCAGAAAAAGCTAATTTCCAGGATACTAGACCCTAATCCAAAAACG AGGATAACAATAGCAGAAATTATTGAAGATGAATGGTTTCAAATGGAGCCAGTCGTGCGCGTAGAATCCAAACAGCACAATGGCAAGGATGATCGATATACAACATTCAATGTAATTAAG GAAACTGAAGGAGGATATGACGTGGACGAAAGACCGAATTTCATAAATGCCTTTAGGCTAATAGCAATGTCGCACGACCTAGATTTGTCGCGTCTCTTTGAAGAAGAG GACATGGAAAAGGAGAAGATAACACTTGGATCTAAGCACACAATCGATGAAACCATAGAGAAAATAAAGGCTGCTGCAGAACATGTGAGACTATCAGCTGAAAGAATAGACAAGTGCAAG CTACAAATTCACCCTAGCAAGATGATTAAAGCTTCAAATTCATACATTGACCTAACAGCCCAG GTAGTTGAGCTCGCACCAAACCATTGCGCCATAGAAATAACAAAGTCAGAAGGTGAACTGAGATTATACAAGCAG TTCTGCAAAAGTTTATCAAGTATGCTAACAAAGGAGGAAAGATGCTTAAAAAAAACATGTAAAATGCAAAAGCTGGACGAAGACCAACAGGATTAG
- the LOC107761866 gene encoding aldehyde oxidase GLOX-like, with amino-acid sequence MDNETIIFLLLVMFISLQSLVASQMLVSRSGIQGEWRLLHESIGVSAMHMQLLRNNKVVIFDRTDFGRSNLSLPGGRCRYDSHDLVISEDCSAHSVLYDVGSNTFRPLMVQTDTWCSSGAVLPDGTLVQTGGYNDGDHIIRTLAPCTGKNCDWVELPRTLIQRRWYSTDHILPDARIIVIGGRNQHNYEFYPKNSRDDPSSFSAFWLQFLSDTRDGDNENNLYPFVFLLPDGNLFIFANTRTIILDYKKNEVVRELPSIPGNEPRNYPSTGSAVLLPLDENRPMQAEIMVCGGAPRRAFGLTDYGVYMTALSSCGRITISDDHVSDSSWKMEQMPTPRVMSDMLILPSGDIILINGAARGTAGWENARNPVTRPMIYRPNRAENNRFSVMEASTRPRLYHSTAILLTDGRVLVGGSNPHKFYNFTGVDFPTDLSLESFSPPYLAPEYAPLKPTVLSIDDILMYKQPFSVTFTVPKFLKMGIVSVRIVAPSFTTHSFSMNQRMVVLKRVAISTVSDNTYRFIAFGPSTKEIAPPGYYMLFVVHAGIPSSGVWVKIHDISLY; translated from the coding sequence ATGGACAATGAAACCATCATTTTCCTCTTATTGGTAATGTTTATCAGTCTTCAATCTCTAGTAGCTTCTCAGATGCTGGTTTCTCGTAGCGGAATCCAAGGCGAATGGCGGCTGTTGCATGAAAGTATCGGCGTATCAGCCATGCACATGCAACTCCTACGTAATAACAAGGTAGTTATCTTTGATCGGACAGATTTTGGCCGTTCTAACCTCTCGCTTCCAGGGGGCCGTTGTCGCTATGATTCCCATGACTTGGTCATAAGCGAAGACTGCTCTGCTCACTCCGTCTTATACGACGTTGGGAGCAACACTTTCCGTCCATTAATGGTCCAAACGGATACATGGTGCTCGTCTGGTGCGGTCCTCCCTGATGGAACATTAGTCCAAACAGGGGGATACAATGACGGGGACCATATTATCCGTACTTTAGCGCCTTGCACAGGCAAAAACTGTGATTGGGTAGAGCTTCCTAGAACTTTAATTCAGCGAAGATGGTATTCAACTGACCACATTCTTCCTGATGCACGAATAATCGTGATCGGGGGAAGAAACCAGCATAACTACGAATTCTACCCGAAAAATTCCAGAGACGATCCCTCTTCCTTTTCCGCGTTCTGGTTACAATTCCTTAGTGATACCCGAGATGGAGATAATGAGAACAACTTATATCCATTTGTGTTCTTATTACCAGATGGAAACCTTTTCATTTTCGCGAATACAAGAACTATAATTCTTGATTACAAGAAAAATGAGGTGGTGAGGGAATTGCCTTCAATTCCTGGTAATGAACCTAGGAACTACCCGAGCACTGGCTCAGCAGTCTTACTTCCTCTAGACGAAAATCGTCCTATGCAAGCTGAAATCATGGTTTGTGGAGGAGCACCTCGTCGTGCATTTGGACTTACAGATTATGGCGTTTACATGACCGCTCTTTCTAGTTGTGGACGGATCACTATAAGCGATGATCATGTTAGCGACAGTAGCTGGAAAATGGAGCAAATGCCAACGCCACGAGTCATGAGTGACATGCTAATACTACCCAGTGGTGATATTATACTCATAAATGGTGCAGCAAGAGGGACAGCAGGTTGGGAAAATGCACGAAATCCTGTCACCAGACCGATGATTTACAGGCCAAACAGGGCGGAAAACAACAGGTTTTCAGTCATGGAAGCATCAACAAGACCGCGACTTTACCATTCCACAGCCATTTTACTGACCGATGGACGAGTTCTTGTTGGAGGAAGCAATCCACATAAATTCTACAATTTTACTGGTGTGGATTTCCCAACTGACTTAAGCTTAGAATCCTTCTCTCCACCATACTTGGCGCCTGAATACGCGCCTCTAAAACCAACCGTTCTAtccattgatgatatcttgatgtACAAACAACCATTTTCTGTGACTTTCACAGTGCCTAAGTTCCTGAAAATGGGGATTGTTTCAGTCAGGATCGTCGCGCCTTCATTCACTACGCATTCTTTTTCGATGAATCAAAGAATGGTGGTGTTGAAAAGGGTTGCAATTTCTACTGTCTCTGATAATACATATAGATTTATAGCATTTGGTCCATCAACTAAAGAGATTGCGCCACCAGGGTACTATATGCTCTTTGTAGTACATGCTGGCATACCTAGCTCTGGTGTATGGGTGAAAATTCATGATATTTCTCTGTATTAG
- the LOC107822258 gene encoding CBL-interacting serine/threonine-protein kinase 21-like isoform X3, producing MGFSNMIGKYHLVRTIGEGTFAKIKLAINTINGEKVAIKIIDKHMIKQNNLIYQVKREIRAMKLLNHPNIVQIHEVIGTKTKIYIVMEYVPGGPLSDQMSYLTRLEEKEARKYFQQFIDAVGHCHSKGVYHRDLKPQNLLLDGKGNIKVSDFGLSTLAKASSLLSTTCGSPSYVSPELLSQKGYEGEAADIWSCGIYRAKCMFPRWFTEDQKKLISRILDPNPKTRITIAEIIEDEWFQMEPVVRVESKQHNGKDDRYTTFNVIKETEGGYDVDERPNFINAFRLIAMSHDLDLSRLFEEEDMEKEKITLGSKHTIDETIEKIKAAAEHVRLSAERIDKCKLQIHPSKMIKASNSYIDLTAQVVELAPNHCAIEITKSEGELRLYKQFCKSLSSMLTKEERCLKKTCKMQKLDEDQQD from the exons ATGGGATTTTCAAACATGATAGGGAAGTATCATCTTGTAAGAACGATTGGAGAAGGTACCTTTGCAAAGATTAAGCTCGCCATTAACACTATCAACGGCGAAAAAGTAGCTATCAAGATCATTGACAAACACATGATCAAGCAAAACAATCTCATATACCAA GTTAAAAGAGAAATACGGGCAATGAAGCTCCTCAATCACCCCAACATAGTTCAAATACACGAA GTAATAGGGACAAAGACGAAAATTTATATCGTCATGGAGTATGTACCAGGAGGGCCACTATCAGATCAGATG TCATACCTAACGAGATTAGAAGAAAAAGAGGCAAGAAAATACTTTCAACAGTTTATTGATGCTGTTGGTCATTGCCATAGCAAAGGGGTATATCACAGAGACCTAAAG CCACAAAACTTGCTTTTGGATGGCAAGGGAAATATCAAAGTATCAGATTTCGGCCTCAGCACATTGGCAAAG GCGAGTTCATTGTTATCCACCACATGCGGATCACCAAGCTATGTATCACCAGAG CTGCTCAGTCAAAAGGGCTATGAGGGAGAAGCTGCAGATATTTGGTCATGTGGG ATCTATCGAGCTAAATGCATGTTTCCACGTTGGTTCACGGAAGACCAGAAAAAGCTAATTTCCAGGATACTAGACCCTAATCCAAAAACG AGGATAACAATAGCAGAAATTATTGAAGATGAATGGTTTCAAATGGAGCCAGTCGTGCGCGTAGAATCCAAACAGCACAATGGCAAGGATGATCGATATACAACATTCAATGTAATTAAG GAAACTGAAGGAGGATATGACGTGGACGAAAGACCGAATTTCATAAATGCCTTTAGGCTAATAGCAATGTCGCACGACCTAGATTTGTCGCGTCTCTTTGAAGAAGAG GACATGGAAAAGGAGAAGATAACACTTGGATCTAAGCACACAATCGATGAAACCATAGAGAAAATAAAGGCTGCTGCAGAACATGTGAGACTATCAGCTGAAAGAATAGACAAGTGCAAG CTACAAATTCACCCTAGCAAGATGATTAAAGCTTCAAATTCATACATTGACCTAACAGCCCAG GTAGTTGAGCTCGCACCAAACCATTGCGCCATAGAAATAACAAAGTCAGAAGGTGAACTGAGATTATACAAGCAG TTCTGCAAAAGTTTATCAAGTATGCTAACAAAGGAGGAAAGATGCTTAAAAAAAACATGTAAAATGCAAAAGCTGGACGAAGACCAACAGGATTAG
- the LOC107822258 gene encoding CBL-interacting serine/threonine-protein kinase 21-like isoform X2, translating into MGFSNMIGKYHLVRTIGEGTFAKIKLAINTINGEKVAIKIIDKHMIKQNNLIYQVKREIRAMKLLNHPNIVQIHEVIGTKTKIYIVMEYVPGGPLSDQMSYLTRLEEKEARKYFQQFIDAVGHCHSKGVYHRDLKPQNLLLDGKGNIKVSDFGLSTLAKASSLLSTTCGSPSYVSPELLSQKGYEGEAADIWSCGVILFELLAGYLPFDDSNLSNLYRKIYRAKCMFPRWFTEDQKKLISRILDPNPKTRITIAEIIEDEWFQMEPVVRVESKQHNGKDDRYTTFNVIKETEGGYDVDERPNFINAFRLIAMSHDLDLSRLFEEEDMEKEKITLGSKHTIDETIEKIKAAAEHVRLSAERIDKCKLQIHPSKMIKASNSYIDLTAQVVELAPNHCAIEITKSEGELRLYKQFCKSLSSMLTKEERCLKKTCKMQKLDEDQQD; encoded by the exons ATGGGATTTTCAAACATGATAGGGAAGTATCATCTTGTAAGAACGATTGGAGAAGGTACCTTTGCAAAGATTAAGCTCGCCATTAACACTATCAACGGCGAAAAAGTAGCTATCAAGATCATTGACAAACACATGATCAAGCAAAACAATCTCATATACCAA GTTAAAAGAGAAATACGGGCAATGAAGCTCCTCAATCACCCCAACATAGTTCAAATACACGAA GTAATAGGGACAAAGACGAAAATTTATATCGTCATGGAGTATGTACCAGGAGGGCCACTATCAGATCAGATG TCATACCTAACGAGATTAGAAGAAAAAGAGGCAAGAAAATACTTTCAACAGTTTATTGATGCTGTTGGTCATTGCCATAGCAAAGGGGTATATCACAGAGACCTAAAG CCACAAAACTTGCTTTTGGATGGCAAGGGAAATATCAAAGTATCAGATTTCGGCCTCAGCACATTGGCAAAG GCGAGTTCATTGTTATCCACCACATGCGGATCACCAAGCTATGTATCACCAGAG CTGCTCAGTCAAAAGGGCTATGAGGGAGAAGCTGCAGATATTTGGTCATGTGGGGTAATCCTTTTCGAGTTACTAGCTGGATATCTACCCTTTGATGATAGTAACTTGTCAAACTTATATAGAAAG ATCTATCGAGCTAAATGCATGTTTCCACGTTGGTTCACGGAAGACCAGAAAAAGCTAATTTCCAGGATACTAGACCCTAATCCAAAAACG AGGATAACAATAGCAGAAATTATTGAAGATGAATGGTTTCAAATGGAGCCAGTCGTGCGCGTAGAATCCAAACAGCACAATGGCAAGGATGATCGATATACAACATTCAATGTAATTAAG GAAACTGAAGGAGGATATGACGTGGACGAAAGACCGAATTTCATAAATGCCTTTAGGCTAATAGCAATGTCGCACGACCTAGATTTGTCGCGTCTCTTTGAAGAAGAG GACATGGAAAAGGAGAAGATAACACTTGGATCTAAGCACACAATCGATGAAACCATAGAGAAAATAAAGGCTGCTGCAGAACATGTGAGACTATCAGCTGAAAGAATAGACAAGTGCAAG CTACAAATTCACCCTAGCAAGATGATTAAAGCTTCAAATTCATACATTGACCTAACAGCCCAG GTAGTTGAGCTCGCACCAAACCATTGCGCCATAGAAATAACAAAGTCAGAAGGTGAACTGAGATTATACAAGCAG TTCTGCAAAAGTTTATCAAGTATGCTAACAAAGGAGGAAAGATGCTTAAAAAAAACATGTAAAATGCAAAAGCTGGACGAAGACCAACAGGATTAG
- the LOC107822260 gene encoding salutaridinol 7-O-acetyltransferase-like (The RefSeq protein has 1 substitution compared to this genomic sequence) yields MKIEKLCEEHIKPSSPTPLKHRNHKISFIDEIIPHSSIPLILFYNKNETIPQSEICSHLKTSLSQILTQFYPLAGRMSSQYSIDCNDQGVYYAEVQVNVSLLDIIKNPKSNELVQLTPYNSDGTISNFQELLAIQVNLFTCGGIAISISISHKIGDASSLCTFIKNWCNTSEELRSNKKVINDSIFISLSSFFPPREIVHNSMSSEKCVAIQPVVEKLVVKRFIFTASNIVKMKTKVINSGYNKERVTRVEVITALLWKCFMAAKGCNSIAILPVNIRKKIVPPLPENSFGNFFLVSSAIGNVENEWFSLVGKIKNVIERIDGNYAEKIRGENGFEFVKSNFNQVGELLSQGDDIKVLRIGSWCNFPINGVNFGWGESILAIVAILGIKDHIVLLDSLKYSGGIEAWVVMSDQEMELFEQDKELQDFTSLDVSLL; encoded by the coding sequence atgaagattgAAAAGCTTTGTGAAGAACATATCAAGCCATCTTCTCCAACTCCACTTAAACATAGAAACCACAAAATCTCTTTTATAGATGAAATAATTCCTCATTCATCTATTCCACTAATTCTTTTCTACAACAAGAATGAAACAATCCCACAATCAGAAATATGTAGCCATTTAAAAACTTCACTTTCACAAATTTTAACTCAATTTTACCCTTTGGCTGGTAGAATGAGTTCTCAATATTCAATTGATTGCAATGATCAAGGTGTTTATTATGCAGAAGTTCAAGTGAATGTTTCACTTTTAGACATTATCAAGAATCCAAAATCCAATGAATTAGTCCAACTCACACCTTATAATTCAGATGGAACAATATCaaattttcaagaacttttagCCATTCAAGTTAACTTATTTACATGTGGTGGAATTGCTATTAGTATAAGTATTTCACATAAAATTGGTGATGCTTCTAGTCTTTGTACATTTATCAAGAATTGGTGCAATACAAGTGAAGAATTAAGAAGCAACAAAAAGGtaataaatgactctattttcaTATCTTTATCATCATTTTTTCCACCTAGAGAAATAGTTCATAATTCCATGTCAAGTGAAAAATGTGTAGCAATTCAACCTGTAGTTGAAAAATTAGTTGTAAAAAGATTCATTTTTACTGCttcaaatatagtaaaaatgAAGACTAAGGTAATTAATTCAGGTTATAATAAGGAACGTGTAACGCGCGTTGAAGTAATTACAGCTTTATTATGGAAATGTTTTATGGCTGCAAAAGGGTGTAATTCTATTGCAATTTTGCCAGTAAATATAAGGAAGAAAATAGTTCCACCCTTGCCTGAAAATTCatttggaaattttttcttagtATCAAGTGCTATAGGAAATGTTGAAAATGAATGGTTTTCTTTAGTAGGAAAAATAAAGAATGTAATTGAGAGAATTGATGGTAATTACACGGAGAAAATTCGTGGAGAAAATGGTTTTGAGTTTGTTAAGAGTAATTTTAATCAGGTTGGAGAATTATTAAGTCAAGGGGATGATATTAAGGTGTTAAGAATTGGAAGTTGGTGTAATTTTCCAATTAATGGAGTAAATTTTGGATggggtgagtctattttggctaTTGTTGCAATTCTTGGAATTAAAGATCATATTGTTCTTTTGGATTCTTTAAAATATTCTGGTGGAATTGAAGCTTGGGTTGTTATGTCTGATCAAGAAATGGAATTGTTTGAACAAGACAAAGAGCTTCAAGATTTTACTTCATTAGATGTAAGTTTATTATAA